One Ranitomeya variabilis isolate aRanVar5 chromosome 4, aRanVar5.hap1, whole genome shotgun sequence genomic window, ctagcccccttaatcctagcaaacaaatcggaaagcaaaggtaaagggtattgaaacttgaccgtgatcttattcaagaggcgataatcaatacagggtctcaaggagccatccttcttagcaacaaaaaaaatcccgctcccatcggtgaagaagatggccgaatatgccctttctccaaagactccttaacataactccgcatagcggtatgttcaggcacagacaggttgaagagtcggtccttaggaaacttacagcctggaatcaaatcaatagcacaatcacagtccctgtgcggtggaagagaactggacttgggctcatcgaatacatcctgaaaatcagacaaaaactctggaatttcggaagaggaagaagaggagatggacattaaaggaacatcattatgaaccccctgacaaccccaactagtcacagacatagacttccaatccaacaccggattatgtacctgcaaccacggaaaacccaacacgatagcatcatgtaaattatgcaataccagaaatcgacaatcttcctgatgggctggcgccatgcgcatggtcacctgtgtccaaaactggggcttatttttagccaaaggtgtagcatcaatgccccttaaaggaataaggttctgcaaaggctgcaaggggaaaccacaacgcctggcaaactcaaggtccattaagttcaaagcggcgcctgaatccacaaacgccaagacagaaaatgatgtcaatgagcagatcaaggacaccgataacataaatttaggttgtacagtactgatggtaaatgaactagcgatcctatttgtccgcttagggcagactgaaatgacatgagaagcgtcgccacaataataacacaacctattctgacgtctgagtccttgtcgttctgtcctagacagaatcctatcacactgcattggctcaggactctgctctgaggacaacgccacagcgcgcacagttctgcgctcccgcaagcgccgatcaatctgaatggccaaagacatagaatcactcagaccgacaggcgtgggaaaccccaccataacatctttaacggattcagaaagaccctttctgaaaattgcagccaaagcatcatcattccatttagtcaacacagaccattttctaaatttctgacaatacaattctgacgcctcttgaccctgagatagggccaacaaggtcttctccgcttgatccacagaattaggttcatcatataatagtcctaaagcctgaaaaaaggaatctacattaagcaaagccggattcccagattccagggaaaatgcccaatcctgtggatcaccacacagcagggaaatgacgattttaacctgctgaatagaatccccagaggatcgaggtctcaaagcaaaaaacagtttacagttgtttttaaaactcaaaaatttggacctgtcaccaaaaaacaaatcaggagtaggaatcttcggctctaaaacaggagtctgaacaatataatcagaaattccctgtaccctagcagcaagctggtctacacgagaagctaattcctgaacatccatgctaacacaagactccttagccacccagagaaaaagagggaagaaaaggcaaagcaaactgcagaaaaaaaatgactcaacacctttcttcccttcttctgagatgcatttaactcatagttggccagttgtactgttatgatacggtgactttggagccgcatgaactttctctggagtaggtggaaactgtactgaccacaaaacctgaactaacaccgcaactagaagtagccgtggggtgtgcctaacaaaccctagacacctcgacacagccagaggactaaatacccctatagatggaaataggaatactaccttgcctcagagcagaaccccaaaggataggcagccccccacgaatattgactgtgagtaggagagaaaagacacacgcaggcagaaaacaggattcagcaaaagaggccactctagctaaatagggaaagataggacagaatactaagtggtcagtattaaaacccttccaaaaatatccacagcagataatacaaaaagttccacaatctaactaaagacatggaatgtatatctgccactccagagaatccaacaagactgagaaaatactgacacaatctaagctggacaaaaaaaacactgaatagcacagaattattaagcacacagcatgtgtgccacagaaacaaaaccagacacttatctttgctgatttggcagaaggcagaaggaaccaaactaggaccaaaacctcccaacaaccatggacaactggcaaggactaatgaatcctgcacgcctaaataccccagtcagaactgcaatcagcagatacacctgaccaggactgcaactcagggacaactgcattaccacctacaaccacgggAGGGAGcctaaaagcagaattcacaacaggacccatgacaaaacaaaaaagaaaaccccttttttttcttttttttttaaggccgattataatgtcatgggaagactaggtgggcaagagctaataaaccgggcccctgcaatttccctcagactagggaaatcctgactgaccctctacctagagtttacactgatggtgtgcatgtctaggtctcgaccctctccctgtctcctgtttcaaccctcggatgaaaccaccgcccaccacccagtgaaaagataatacaccaatacccacagttagcacagacaaggataacggaaaatatacaccacgccgcagtcactcaggaatacactataaatgcgcagggcaaaataaatacaaatataggaaggagtaaataagacaaagggaaatacaccaccaggtacgatactccaactcctagctcaccactccagaccgagataaccaagcactagacagaagctataatcggcgacgcccaatgttcaggagaactatttaaaggcagtgggcgtggcccagcttccaatccgagcaccagctaaattaaccccgtaccagctagataaaatctagccgacaccactgagcacatagtggacaaaagcggaattaccgctgtctgttgaacgccctggtatgaagagCTTCCGACATgacagtgttggggttaggggtgtgttggaattgggaggtttccactgtttaggcaccccaggggctctgcaaacgcaacatgatgtccgatctcattccatacaattctgcattgaaaaagtaaaacggtgctccttcccatccgacctctgccgtgcgcccaaacagtggtttacccccacatacggggtatcagcgtactcaggacaaattggacgtttggggtccaatttctcctgttacctgtaatactattgtaggaactctaagattctggtagcatggggcaatgaacagacagacgggtttctttagtgcaaatagtgtatttgtaacacagcaaaaacacacaaacaatatactgataatgaaacaagtcccttaaccatatacagcaaaacagaagagttcttaggccaaagtccttggcaaggtgagtgagacgggtgacctgcagatccaaacacagctggtgcagaaagagtcaaatccgggtatgaagtaaacacagggaagtccagaaacaagtcctcaggttaatcccaggtgtgggatgaacacgggtaagtcctgaaacaagttctcaagtttatctcagttgtggcataaacacgggtaagtccagaaacaagttcacataaagaattatactggtgtaatttccagtagctcccactggggggagtaaataaggattaagtagcaaatacagtctaagtccagcagcaagctccaaacacagttcccaaacagagttcttacccggaggagagaaccaagggttaagttcccaagccaacagactgagagcgtaacttacataggcagagaatgtccagagccatgggtagaagtacagcagacaagcagctgagctgatggagaaaccaagcagaatactccagcagagaggctgacacctgacccgggttttaaacaaatgaacaggaagtagggcagacaaaaacagcaaactccatcttaacaaagggcaaaatcattcacaaggtaacctggaaaacccagaatactgacattacccttggaaaaatacaaaactgggggctaaataaatcatttttgtggagaaaaaaaagtgatttttttaattttcacggctctacattataaacttctgttaagcacttgggggtttaaagtgctcaccacacatctagataagttcctttgggggtctactttccaaaatggtgtcacttttgggaggtttccactgtttaggctcatcaattccacccaattttgcattgaaaagtcaaatggcgctccttcccttctgagctctgccatgcgcccaaacagtggtttactcccacatatggggtatcgacgtactcaggacaaaatgtacaacaacttttggagtccaatttctcctgttacccttggtaaaatacaacaattttttttttttaacattccaaaaattcctgtgaaacacctgaagggttaataaacttcttgaatgtggttttgagcaccgtgaggggtgcagtttttagaatggtgtcacacttgggtattttctatcatatagacccctcaaagtgacttccaatgtgatgtggtccctaaaaaaaaatggtgttgtaaaaatgagaaattgctggtcaacttttaacccttatacaaccctaacaaaaaaatattttggttccaaaattgtactgatgttcagtagacatgtgggaaatgtttcttattaagtattttgtgtaacatatctctgtgattgaaGGACATGACAATTCAGTTGGAAAgtgaagttggaaaattgcgaaattttcaaaattgtcaccaaatttccattttttttcacaattaaactcaagtaatgtcaaggaaattttactactaacatgaagtacaatatgtcatgagaaaacattgtcagaatcaccgtgatccatggaagttttccagagttataacctcataaagggaaagtggtcagaattgtaaaaattgtcccggtcattaacgtgcaaaccacccctgggggtaaaggggttagtaAGACCTCCCTGAAAAAGTGAAGTAGactaaaagatcctcaaaagctagacatgatCCCAAGGAAATATTGGAACAATAGCAAGTCCATCTCTGAATGgcttaaaacaaaacaaaattaagactttgtagTGGCTAGTCAAATTACAGACCTAAatctgagatgctgtggcatgacgttAAAAACACGGTTCATGCTCTGAAACCCTCCAATATGgctaaattacaacaattctgcaaagatgaatggAGTAAAATTTCTTAAGAGCTTTGTACaaaactcattgccagttatcgcaaacacttgattgcagttgttgctgctaagggtggcccaaccagttattgggtttagggggcaatcactttttcacacaggatcctgtaggtttggatttctttttcccttaaaaataaagaccttcatttaaaaactgcattttgtgacaaACAtaaaataagaaatcaggaagggggaaaacactttttAAGGCAACTATATATTACCAATCcacatatttatttttaattattattatacatttttatagcgccatttattccatggcacttttcaTGTGAAAAAGGGTGTAAATATAAACAAattcattaaacatgagcaaaaaacaatgcacacaggtacataaggagggaggaccctgcccgcgaggtctcacagtctgcaggggatgggtgaggatacactaggagagggtagagctggttgtgcagcagttcagtaggttgaggatcactgcaggctgtaggcttgtcgaaagagtcttcaggttctttttgaaggtttctatggtaggcgagagtctgatgtgttggggtagagagttccagagtatgggggaagcacgggagaagtcttggatgcggttgtgggaagaagaaatgagaggggagtagagaaggagatcttgagaggatcggaggttgcgtgtaggtaagtaccgggagaccatgtcacagatgtatggaggagacaggttgtggatgactttgtatgtcattgtaagggttttgaactggagtgtctgggcaataggaagccagtgaagggcttggcataggggagaggctggggaatagcggggagacaggtagattagtcaggcagcagagtgtaggatggattggagtggtgctagaggggaggccagagagtaggaggttgcagtagtcaaagcgggagataagggcatgcactagtgtttttgtggtgtcacagtcaaggaatgcgtggatccatgaaatattttagaGTTTGAGATGGCAGTTGGATGcatgggcttggatatgtggcttgaaggagagggtagagtcgaggatcacccagagtgtgtgggactggggaaagtgagcagccgctGACATTGATGGATTGGTCCGGTGGAGAGGaagagatgatgaattctgttttgtccatgttcagttttagaatgtgagcagaaaagaaggccgagatagcagacagacagtgtgggattttggtaagtaaggaggaggtaaggtcaggtccggataggtagatctgcgtgtcatcagcattgaGATGGTACTGCatgccgtgggattctatgagctgtcccaggccgaaggtgtaaatggagaagagtcggggtcctagaacagagccttgaggaacaccgacagacaaggggcgaagaaaggtggtgtgggggagggagacactgaatgtttggtctgtcagatatgacgagatccaggatagggccaagtctgtgatgccaagagatgagatgatctgtagcagaagggagtggtccacagtgtcaaaggcagaagacaggtccaggagaaggaggacagagtagtgtcgcttgctcttggcagttagtaggtcattggtgacattagttagggtagtttcagttgagtgatggggtcgtaagacagattgtaaccggtcaaagagggagcaggaggagaggtgggaggatagttcaagatggacgtgttgttccagtaattttgaggcataagggagaagagatatcgggcgacagctagacacagaggacgggtcgagggagggctttttgaggatgggtgtgatcttggcatgtttgaaggatgtgcggaagacacctgttgtgggtgagaggttgaagaggtgtgtttgggttgggatgaagaccttggcaaggttagggatgaggtgggacgggagcgggtcaagcatgcaagtggtgagatgtgatcttgacaggagggtggagagctgatcttctgccatggtggagaagctggttttggaggaacagggttgagcagctaagaggggaatTGGGcgctgtaggccaaagctttctctgatctggCCCCTCACTGATTGAATTGATGTTTTTCGAGAAATGGTCACAATTCAAGATAAATATTGACGAATCTGAAACCTTAAATGTCTTTCTAAATCAACAGTAAGTGAACACTCTGATGTCCAACTTCCATTTTAAATGGCCCCCAAGGAGCAATATCAACTACCTGTGCATTGATGCCCCCGCCCCCCGATCTAAAGGCTACTCTCTCTTAACTCCTGGAATTGGAGAGAATTTTCCTTGTTTGGCAGAGTCAATGTTCTTAAGATAACAATCAATCTAGCTTGCTACTGTATACCTGTTGCAATCCATCccggtgtatatactgtacattcctCTTTTTGGGTTAAAATTGAAAGCTGTTTTAGTTGTTTTGTTTGGCAATCAAATATCTTGTCCCAAAAATACTGCAGGCATCGGTTTTCCTGATTGCCATTGATATTATCTAACATCAGCCCATGCAGCGATCCTTGATTTGGTGCATTGCATTAAGTTAATACTTTGGGTCTGCATTACACACAATATTTGCTTGGTGTTGGCACCCTCTTTTCCATGGACTTGCCCCTCATGTTGCTTAATAAATATTTCGGTATTATACAGCATCAGGCAGACACTTAAGACTATGTATACACCAACTGCGAGGGATGTTTTGGTTGATCAGAGGGGACCATTGATGCCTATAACTGATCAATATAGGTTTCCACTTGATGCTTCTGCAAATTCCTTACAAGCCAGCTCCAAAAAGATGTCTTTACGTATACACCAAGTAGCTCCATTTGGTACTGTCTTGCCCCTTTCTACTGTCCTGGGTGACTGTCCTCAGAAGCTACGTCATAATTTTGAATACATACAACCTCAACATATTTACTCTTCACTTGACAGTCTTTCGGAATCAGTCAGTTATTTAATCCCTTTGGAAATGTTGTGTGTCACCACTCTATGCCCTCCACATGCCATCTCTCGTATATAAAAATTGTTGACCGACCCAGATCTGGAAAACCTTCCTCCATTTTGCAAAGCTTGAGAAACTGTGCTCTTAAGCACATTTAAGAAGGATCAGTGGGACAAATGCTTTTTCCTCTCCTACAAATCGGTATGGCAAGTAAATTACAAAATGCAAGCTATACAATTGTTTCAAGGTCATACCGGGTCCCAACACTTTGACTAGATTCCTCAGGGAACCATTTCTGCAATGCTGGCGTTCCAGGGTGCATGTGGAGACAATGTCACATTTATAGTGGTCTTGCCAGCCTCTAAAAACATTATGGGATGAGGTCAAcaaagttattaaccccttcatgactggagcttttttcgtttttcgctcccctccttcccagagccataacttttttacttttccatcaatatggccacgcgagggcttattttttgcgggacgagttgcacttttgaacgacatcattggttttagcatgtcatgcactcgaaaatggcaacaaaattctaagtgcggtgaaattgcaaaaaaagtgcaatcccacacttgttttttgtttagcttttttgctatggttcactaaatgctaaaactgacctgccattatgattctccaggtcattacgagttcatagacaccaaaaatgtctaagctcttttttatttaagtggtgaaaaaaaattccaaactttgctaaaaaaaaaaaaaagaaattgcgccattttccgagacccatatcatctccattttttgtgatttcggGATGGGTGAGGGTGTATATTTTGCATGCCGAGCTCAGTGAGCTGATGttgttaattataccacttttgagcagatatgttcttttgatcgcccattattgcattttaatgcaatgctgcggcgaccataaaaacgtaattctggtgttttgattttttttctcgctacacctttagtgatcaggttaatcctttttttattgatagatcgggtgattctgaacgcggcaatatatTGTTTTAGTTtgagtggggcgaaaggggggtgatttaaacttttacatttgttattttttcatattcttaaacattttttttattttggcatggttcaatagcctccatgggaggcttgaagctgccacaacttgattggctctgctacatagaggcgatgctcagatcgcctctatgtatcagaattacagcattgctatgagcaccaaccacagggttttgattttctgtttatttttatattatgctgttacaaaaataaaaataaaaagtttaaaaaaaaggaaatggcTATTTTCCTGTGTGAGTTTTTAGATGTGCAACAAGATTtgttttctgattaaaacattttccacattctgaacatgaaaatggcttctcccctgtgtgtattttctgatgtctaacaagaccaGATTtcgttgtaaaacatttcccacattctgaacatgaaaatggcttctcccctgtgtgaattctctgatgtttagcaAGTTTTGATTTAATACTGAAATattgcccacattctgaacatgaaaatggtttctccccagtgtgaattctctgatgtacaacCAGACTTGATTTCtcattaaaacatttctcacattctgaacaagcaaatggtttctcccctgtgtgagttctctgatgcatcataaaatgtgatttttgtgtaaaacttttcccacattctgtacaagaaaatggcttctcccctgtgtgaattttctgatgttttgAAAGTGTGGATTTCTCACTATAtcgtttgccacattctgaacatgaaaatggcttctcccctgtgtgagttttcagaTGTGCAACAAGACTAGCTTTCAGatgaaaacatttctcacattcggaacatgaaaatAGCTCcgaccctgtgtgaattctctgatgttttgaAAGTGTGGATTTCTCACTATAtcgtttgccacattctgaacatgaaaatggcttatctcctgtgtgagttttcagatgtgcaacaagatttgttttccgataaaaacatttcccacattctgaacatgaaaagggcttctcccctgtgtgaattctctgatgtctaacaaaacatgttttctctgtaaaacatttcccacattctgaacatgaaaagggcttctGCCCAGTGTGTActatctgatgtctaacaagacttgatttctctgtaaaacattttccacattctggacatgaaaatggcttctcccctgtgtgtattaGCAGATGTCTGTCAAGATGCGATTTCTttgtaaaacctttcccacattctgaacatggaagtggtttctcccctgtgtgtacCATCTGATGTTGTACAAGACATGATCtgtgtgtaaaacattttccacattctgaacataaaaatggcttcttccCTGGGTGTATTAACAGATGTCTATCGAGATGTGATTTCTTTGTAAAACTTTTCccatattctgaacatgaaaatgttttttcccctgtgTGACCTGTTTCATGATCAAGAGCCCTTCTGTGActtttgttttgcatatttgtcTTTGATGAAGCAGAAACAAGGACCTGTTGAAAAGAAACAGGTGACAGACTTTTTCTGATAACATCTTGACGTGTATCTGGTATAATGACATGTTCTTCATAAGTATCAGGCGTCATATGAAAATTATCTGCTGAAAAATCTGAGAATATCAGACGTCCCTCAGTGCTCCTGGTAAAGTCACCTGCcaagaataaaaactattttattattttttaaaacatgGCATCGGAATTATAATACTATTTATTCTATTATATTCTTTATAACATGTCTGTGCAAACTGGACAATAGACCACAAAGCGGGACTGAGATCAGTGTGTTAGGCCACCAGGTTATGTCCTTACAAATGTTCACTACTCTATTAGAGCCACTTTTCAGGTCATGATTCCCTGTGTCTGTCATGAGTCTGCTCCAGTTACACATTCAGAAGAGACTCGTAAAAAGGGATCTGTAATCAGTTTTATTAATGGATTCCTGCTCATACATTCTCTGACAGGTACAAGCACTGTAGGACAGAGTAAAGCATATTGGAGGAGATTGATCATGTACACAAGTCATGGCTTTAGAGAAAAATTAAGgttttttatatctttttattaATGTAACTAAATAGTGGATACAGGATATGTCATGTAAGCCAAAAGAAACATTGGCTGAATTTAGGAGCACTGGGGGATCTGAAAATTTCCTATTTGCAGCAGTGTCCTTTGCAAACATAGTAGTTGTCTGTCCCTCGTTCTTGTGTAAATCACTTAGCCTTAtactggtgcttgaaagtttgtgaaagtTTTTAATATTTCTGCATAAaattgacctaaaactacatctgATTTTCGCACTAGAAGTAGATAAAGAGAGATGTCGATTTGTACTACCTAGCAGGTCAGTTACATAACATTATGGAGGTCAGTCCTCCTCTAGACCCATGGCTGATCACCTCTGGCATTTACCTGTGTACCTGGAGCACCATGTCTGAACAGATAAGCAACCAATTGTGACTTTGCATATCTTTACAACTAATGTACTCTTTTGATCAATCAAACTGGTTATTTCATATACGCTTTCTGATGTGTCTGGTGCtgacctactggttttatttattaGCAGATTGCATATCATTATACCTGGCCCACTGTGTATAACATAAGGGGAAAACCCTGTTTAGTATGCTATGATGCTATGTACTCTGTCAGGATCAGTAGTCAATGTAATTGAGTATGCTATGCATAACAGTTGCTGTGTTTATTAAGTTGCTTCTATGGTCTGGGTGGTTTGTATGAAGTTGTGTCTGCTTTTGAGTGCTATCACTCTgacactgaggccatgtgcacacgctgcggattccatttcggaattttccgcagcggatttaataaatccgcagtgcaaaaccgctgcggtttttactccggatttatcgcggtttctattgcggattctgctgcgggttttcacctgcagttttctattggagcaggtgtaaacccgcagcgtaatccgcacaaagaattgacatgctgcggaaaataaactgctgcttttccgcgcgtttttttttccgcagcatgtgcactgcgaatttcgtttcccataggtttacattatactgtaaacgcatgggaaactgctgcggatccgcagctgcggaaatgctgtggatccacagcaaaatccgcagtgtgtgcacatacccttagcctccTGCCTTCATTCCCTCTATGAGATCTATCTTCCCATTAATTACCTTTCCACAAagaatattatctatctattataggaCTGGCCTTCTGTTTCTTACTATGCGTATGGCTAGGGGCTATTATAGGAGTCAGGGGCAGTCGGCGCACCAGCGAGGGCACCACTTAGCGTCATTtcaaggtgccaacctccgcaaataggtaggtgttgtcatgctgctgcaatgcaggtaggcttcactagatggcagttgaGAAGAAGCAGCTCTGCACCTAAAgagagctgacctgcagtgcagcagtgagactaccacaggtggcagcagaataatcaAACAAGCCAGGTCTATATAGTCAGTACCAAAGGAAAAGACAAAACATagtgtcagagacaagccaaaaggtcagtaacagtcaggagcgaATAAGCCAAAGAcaaaaacaggtcaggatacaagccaaatcAAAACCATggggtctgcacactaaagggatacactgagtcaagacgggaagagggaaaaaacagacacacgggttcaagcagcaggacaaatcacgatataccagagtcagctacacatgccgtaggcagaactataactgacaccgcctgcaggatacaacagagataaatagcaaaacctgaaaccagactgaggctgagaaaatgtaaccctgacatgatcagatcgggaaaagggaaaacaggactcaaaacccggtctggatcatgacaggtgTACAGCAGGGGTGGCATGTAGGGTCAGTGCACCTCTTCCTTCACATTGGCTGATATCCGAGAAAACggacagaggaaagttttttctgtccggcgaaaaacgtatgaaaccgagatgtgaaatgatgaatccggcctccggatccagtttttcatgcatttttccattgaaatcatgcacgttttttcaaaaattcggccGATCCTGCCTGACAGAaagaaactgatgtgtgaaagtaacctaactaTCGAtacatctatctacatctatccatcaggcagaatctggcgaatttttgaaaaaacggatgcgttgcaaatagtgaaaaactgatgcaactgatccggttttttttgagagagagagagagagagaatggaaaacGTACATGATTTATatgaaaaatgcatgaaaaccggatg contains:
- the LOC143767247 gene encoding uncharacterized protein LOC143767247, which gives rise to MDGDRDKMVERILHLTLEILFRLTGEDYTVVKKTSSKRCRAPVSEGWGRPLSPITGPPPLPLIHEDINAQKILELAYKMIELLTGEVPIRCQDVTIYFSMEEWEYLEGHKDLYKDIMMEVPQPLTSPGLSSKRTTPERFPGPILPQDCKQEDHNVPQYHQGEDLPHINTTETYVRGDEQCKEIPTDNRTGDFTRSTEGRLIFSDFSADNFHMTPDTYEEHVIIPDTRQDVIRKSLSPVSFQQVLVSASSKTNMQNKSHRRALDHETGHTGEKTFSCSEYGKSFTKKSHLDRHLLIHPGKKPFLCSECGKCFTHRSCLVQHQMVHTGEKPLPCSECGKGFTKKSHLDRHLLIHTGEKPFSCPECGKCFTEKSSLVRHQIVHTGQKPFSCSECGKCFTEKTCFVRHQRIHTGEKPFSCSECGKCFYRKTNLVAHLKTHTGDKPFSCSECGKRYSEKSTLSKHQRIHTGSELFSCSECEKCFHLKASLVAHLKTHTGEKPFSCSECGKRYSEKSTLSKHQKIHTGEKPFSCTECGKSFTQKSHFMMHQRTHTGEKPFACSECEKCFNEKSSLVVHQRIHTGEKPFSCSECGQYFSIKSKLAKHQRIHTGEKPFSCSECGKCFTTKSGLVRHQKIHTGEKPFSCSECGKCFNQKTNLVAHLKTHTGK